Proteins encoded by one window of Acidipropionibacterium virtanenii:
- a CDS encoding TrmH family RNA methyltransferase — MPDGPNAPAPISRSALRSARRLLSRRGREDAGAFLVEGSQAVREALGWQGRMVLLATSDPDRDESFVRDAQERGVRVAGLSPADVSALSETVTSQGLFAVCSLVAGSELPALDAPELVVICAQVRDPGNAGTVIRCADAFGAAAVVLTKGSVDPHNSKTVRASVGSVFHLPVITGVGLEEAVGWARDCGLQVLAADGGGHSLDELARQGRLSAPTAWLMGNEAWGLPEEQRALADEVVGVPMWGAAESLNLSTAAAVCLYTTASAQRGGED, encoded by the coding sequence GTGCCCGACGGGCCGAACGCACCGGCGCCCATCTCGAGGAGCGCCCTGCGATCGGCCCGTCGTCTTCTTTCGCGGCGAGGACGCGAGGATGCCGGCGCGTTCCTGGTGGAGGGCTCCCAGGCCGTCCGCGAGGCTCTTGGGTGGCAGGGCCGGATGGTCCTGCTGGCGACCTCCGATCCCGATCGCGACGAGTCATTCGTCCGCGACGCGCAGGAGCGCGGTGTCCGGGTGGCCGGCCTGAGCCCGGCCGACGTGTCGGCACTTTCTGAGACCGTCACCAGCCAGGGGCTGTTCGCGGTGTGCTCATTGGTGGCCGGCAGCGAGTTGCCTGCTCTTGACGCCCCCGAGCTGGTCGTCATCTGCGCCCAGGTCCGGGACCCGGGAAACGCGGGGACGGTGATCCGCTGCGCCGACGCCTTCGGGGCGGCCGCCGTCGTTCTCACCAAGGGATCGGTCGACCCCCACAACTCGAAGACGGTCAGGGCATCGGTGGGTTCGGTCTTCCACCTGCCGGTCATCACAGGGGTCGGTCTCGAGGAGGCCGTCGGGTGGGCGCGCGACTGCGGCCTCCAGGTCCTGGCCGCCGACGGTGGCGGGCACAGTCTCGACGAGTTGGCGAGGCAGGGACGTCTCTCGGCCCCCACCGCATGGTTGATGGGCAATGAGGCATGGGGCCTTCCCGAGGAGCAGCGAGCTCTGGCGGACGAGGTGGTCGGAGTTCCCATGTGGGGTGCGGCGGAATCGCTGAACCTGTCGACCGCTGCTGCCGTCTGCCTGTACACCACGGCCAGCGCCCAGCGCGGAGGCGAGGACTGA
- the rplT gene encoding 50S ribosomal protein L20, translating to MARVKRSVNAKKKRRSILEQASGYRGQRSRLYRKAREQVLHTGTYSFRDRRAKKGDFRSLWIQRINAAARAEGITYNRFMFGLKQAGVEVDRKILAELAVKDSSAFNELVAVAKANQSADAAA from the coding sequence ATGGCACGCGTGAAGCGTTCGGTGAACGCCAAGAAGAAGCGCCGGTCCATCCTCGAGCAGGCGTCGGGCTACCGGGGGCAGCGTTCGCGCCTCTACAGGAAGGCCCGCGAGCAGGTGCTGCACACCGGCACCTACTCCTTCCGCGACCGTCGCGCCAAGAAGGGCGACTTCCGCTCGCTGTGGATCCAGCGGATCAACGCCGCGGCCCGCGCCGAGGGCATCACCTACAACCGCTTCATGTTCGGGCTGAAGCAGGCCGGCGTCGAGGTCGACCGTAAGATTCTCGCCGAACTCGCGGTGAAGGACAGCTCCGCCTTCAACGAGCTGGTCGCCGTCGCCAAGGCGAACCAGTCCGCCGACGCGGCAGCCTGA
- the rpmI gene encoding 50S ribosomal protein L35: MPKMKSHSGAKKRFKVTGSGKIVHARAGKRHLNEHKSSRRTRRLTGEAVLATGDAKKVTKLLAGHSGR; this comes from the coding sequence ATGCCGAAGATGAAGAGTCACTCCGGGGCCAAGAAGCGTTTCAAGGTGACCGGGTCGGGCAAGATCGTCCACGCCCGTGCCGGCAAGCGGCACCTCAACGAGCACAAGTCCTCGCGTCGGACCCGCCGTCTGACCGGTGAGGCGGTGCTTGCGACTGGTGATGCCAAGAAGGTCACCAAGCTGCTCGCCGGGCATTCCGGTCGCTGA
- the infC gene encoding translation initiation factor IF-3, translated as MRLVGPNGEQVGIVRVEQAMQLAREHDLDVVEVAPNARPPVVKLMDYGKFKYEAAQKARESRRNQSNTVIKEMKLRPKIDDHDYETKKGHVVRFLRGGDKVKITIMFRGREQSRPELGVNLLRRLAEDVEEYASVESPPKQEGRNMLMILAPTRKKTEARADQKVERDRKAAQRAADAEADRVYEAEQRAQSQQHSKKKKGPADNMDPDIDL; from the coding sequence GTGCGCCTTGTCGGCCCCAACGGTGAACAGGTCGGCATCGTGAGGGTCGAGCAGGCCATGCAGCTTGCCCGCGAGCACGATCTCGACGTCGTGGAGGTCGCCCCGAACGCCAGGCCGCCCGTCGTCAAGCTGATGGACTACGGCAAGTTCAAGTACGAGGCCGCTCAGAAGGCTCGGGAGTCGCGCCGCAACCAGTCGAACACGGTGATCAAGGAGATGAAGCTCCGGCCGAAGATCGACGATCACGACTACGAGACCAAGAAGGGTCACGTCGTGCGGTTCCTGCGCGGCGGGGACAAGGTGAAGATCACCATCATGTTCCGAGGCCGCGAGCAGTCGCGCCCGGAGCTCGGCGTCAATCTGCTGCGCCGGCTGGCCGAGGACGTGGAGGAGTACGCCTCTGTCGAGTCGCCTCCGAAGCAGGAGGGTCGCAACATGTTGATGATTCTCGCCCCGACCCGCAAGAAGACCGAGGCGCGTGCGGACCAGAAGGTCGAGCGGGATCGGAAGGCCGCGCAGCGGGCCGCCGACGCCGAGGCCGACAGGGTCTACGAGGCCGAGCAGCGCGCTCAGTCGCAGCAGCACTCGAAGAAGAAGAAGGGACCGGCCGACAACATGGATCCCGACATCGATCTGTGA
- a CDS encoding NUDIX hydrolase — protein MNPHVELWRRGLVVKEYLSADLVDDDVVVTVHVSSRTTHSRPPRTRTGVPNLAEDARPDESVRPYQRVAAYAVVRSERGLLATECSTLTAVPGLWALPGGGIERGESPAQAVTREVMEESGQRVRLNRILDLQSDHWIGRSPSGGLEDFHALRIIYSATSLDPSEPVVLDIGGTTERARWVPLWHWRRLSWGAATRACLEHHIHDVPAE, from the coding sequence ATGAATCCCCATGTGGAGCTGTGGCGGCGGGGCCTGGTGGTCAAGGAGTACCTGTCCGCCGATCTGGTGGACGACGATGTCGTCGTCACCGTCCACGTCTCCTCCCGTACGACGCACTCGAGGCCTCCGCGGACCCGTACCGGCGTCCCGAACCTCGCCGAGGACGCCCGGCCCGACGAATCGGTGCGTCCCTATCAGCGGGTCGCCGCCTACGCGGTGGTCAGATCCGAGCGGGGCCTGCTGGCCACCGAGTGCTCCACCCTCACCGCTGTGCCCGGACTGTGGGCGCTTCCCGGTGGCGGCATCGAACGCGGAGAGTCACCGGCCCAGGCGGTCACCCGCGAGGTGATGGAGGAGTCGGGTCAGAGGGTCCGGCTCAACCGCATTCTCGATCTCCAGTCCGACCACTGGATCGGTCGCTCCCCCTCCGGTGGACTCGAGGACTTCCACGCGCTGCGCATCATCTACAGCGCCACCTCCCTGGATCCGAGCGAGCCCGTGGTGCTCGACATCGGCGGCACCACGGAGCGCGCCCGCTGGGTGCCACTGTGGCACTGGCGCAGGCTGTCATGGGGAGCCGCGACCCGAGCCTGCCTGGAGCATCACATCCACGACGTCCCGGCCGAATGA
- a CDS encoding Bax inhibitor-1/YccA family protein, with translation MGNPVFARAGAFQPQPAQQAYGQQYATQGGYYQTGYGQPQPAPAGFGPQGFQQPEQARQVRVMTFDDVVGKTGLVLLLIAAVGALTFIGVGNNLALIGGAAILSSLVGFVTVLIVSTRAKVPAAGVIAYSVIEGVFLGAFSKLFESMWDGIVVQAVVGTFCAAGVTLAAYKFFNIRVTPKFRRIVLISTIGFAAAMLFNLLASFVIPGGLGLATVGAGAGWIAIAASALGVVLAAMNLVVDFDYAEQGVRNQAPASESWRAAFGIAVTMVWLYTEILRILSYIRMFSD, from the coding sequence ATGGGTAATCCCGTCTTCGCAAGGGCTGGCGCCTTCCAGCCTCAACCCGCCCAACAGGCCTACGGCCAGCAGTACGCGACCCAGGGCGGCTACTACCAGACCGGATACGGGCAGCCGCAGCCGGCGCCCGCAGGGTTCGGCCCGCAGGGGTTCCAGCAGCCCGAGCAGGCCCGCCAGGTTCGGGTGATGACCTTCGACGACGTCGTCGGCAAGACCGGCCTGGTCCTGCTGCTCATCGCCGCCGTCGGGGCGCTGACCTTCATCGGGGTCGGGAACAATCTCGCTCTTATCGGCGGGGCCGCGATCCTGTCGAGTCTGGTCGGCTTCGTCACCGTGCTGATCGTCAGCACTCGCGCGAAGGTGCCGGCGGCCGGGGTGATCGCCTACAGCGTCATCGAGGGCGTCTTCCTCGGCGCCTTCTCCAAGCTCTTCGAGTCGATGTGGGACGGCATCGTCGTTCAGGCGGTGGTCGGTACGTTCTGCGCCGCGGGTGTGACTCTGGCGGCCTATAAATTCTTCAACATCCGGGTGACCCCGAAGTTCCGGAGGATCGTCCTGATCTCCACGATCGGGTTCGCGGCGGCGATGCTGTTCAACCTGCTCGCCTCCTTCGTCATCCCCGGCGGCCTCGGACTGGCCACGGTCGGGGCGGGTGCCGGATGGATCGCGATCGCGGCCTCGGCGTTGGGTGTCGTGCTGGCCGCCATGAACCTCGTGGTCGATTTCGACTACGCCGAGCAGGGGGTGCGCAACCAGGCACCGGCCAGCGAGTCCTGGCGGGCGGCCTTCGGTATCGCGGTGACGATGGTGTGGCTCTACACCGAGATCCTCCGGATCCTGAGCTACATCAGGATGTTCAGCGACTGA
- a CDS encoding amino acid permease, producing the protein MDSPIAQQLFRRRLPAGVVHEQCPDSITQTAAPSDDRPELRRSMTTLQLTMIGVGGTVGTGIFFILSQAVPEAGPAVLVSFVLAAVVAGLTVVCYAELASTMPSSGSSYSFTYATMGELMAFIVGACLILEYGVSGAAVAVGWSEYLNLLLHNTLGFSFPAALSAAPDAGGLINLPAVILVGLCLLLLLRGASESARANAVMVMVKLAVLVVFAAIAFTGFHADHFADFAPAGVRGISMATGSLFFSYIGLDAIATTGGEVRNPRKAIPRALIAALAIVTVIYLLVAVAALGAQRADRFDDQTASLANIVQSVVGSTWPGTLLAVGAVISIFSVTLICLYGQTRILYSMSRDGLVPSALSRVDRRTHVPALNTWVVCLAVAVLAGLLPLGILADLTSIGTLTAFGLVSLGVIVLRRTAPDLPRGFKVPGYPVTPVLSIAACIYVITGLHVVTLIAFVIWISVALSFYFSWGRRHSQLAELSRLDRGIDDLP; encoded by the coding sequence ATGGACTCACCCATTGCCCAGCAGCTGTTCAGGCGCAGGCTGCCCGCCGGCGTCGTCCACGAGCAGTGTCCCGACTCGATCACCCAGACCGCCGCGCCGAGCGATGACCGTCCGGAGCTCAGGCGGTCCATGACGACCCTCCAACTCACCATGATCGGGGTGGGCGGGACGGTGGGCACCGGAATCTTCTTCATCCTCTCCCAGGCGGTGCCCGAGGCCGGCCCCGCGGTCCTGGTGTCCTTCGTGCTGGCGGCCGTGGTCGCCGGGCTGACGGTGGTCTGCTACGCCGAGCTGGCGTCCACGATGCCGTCGTCGGGCTCCTCCTACTCCTTCACCTACGCCACCATGGGCGAACTGATGGCCTTCATCGTGGGGGCATGCCTCATCCTCGAGTACGGCGTCTCCGGGGCCGCGGTGGCCGTCGGCTGGTCGGAGTACCTCAACCTGCTGCTCCACAACACCCTCGGATTCAGCTTCCCCGCCGCCCTGTCGGCCGCCCCCGATGCCGGCGGCCTCATAAATCTGCCCGCCGTCATCCTGGTCGGCCTGTGCCTGCTGCTCCTGCTGCGCGGCGCCTCCGAATCGGCCCGGGCCAACGCCGTCATGGTGATGGTCAAGCTCGCCGTGCTGGTGGTCTTCGCAGCCATCGCCTTCACCGGATTCCACGCCGACCACTTCGCCGACTTCGCCCCGGCCGGGGTACGCGGCATCTCGATGGCCACCGGGTCGCTGTTCTTCTCCTACATCGGTCTGGACGCCATCGCCACCACCGGCGGCGAGGTCCGCAACCCGCGCAAGGCCATCCCCCGCGCCCTCATCGCCGCGCTGGCCATCGTCACCGTCATCTACCTGCTGGTCGCGGTGGCCGCGCTGGGCGCGCAGCGGGCCGACCGGTTCGACGACCAGACCGCCAGCCTGGCCAACATCGTCCAGAGCGTCGTGGGCTCCACCTGGCCCGGCACCCTGCTGGCGGTAGGGGCGGTGATCTCGATCTTCTCGGTGACCCTCATCTGCCTCTACGGCCAGACCCGCATCCTCTACTCGATGAGCCGCGACGGACTGGTGCCGTCGGCGCTGTCCAGGGTCGATCGCAGAACCCACGTGCCGGCCCTCAACACCTGGGTCGTCTGCCTCGCGGTGGCCGTGCTGGCGGGCCTGCTGCCACTGGGCATCCTCGCCGACCTCACCAGCATCGGCACCCTCACCGCCTTCGGACTGGTCTCCCTCGGCGTGATCGTGCTGCGCCGGACCGCACCCGACCTGCCGCGGGGGTTCAAGGTGCCCGGATACCCGGTGACCCCCGTGCTGTCGATCGCTGCCTGCATCTACGTCATCACCGGCCTGCACGTGGTGACCCTGATCGCCTTCGTCATCTGGATCTCGGTGGCGCTGTCCTTCTACTTCTCCTGGGGTCGCCGGCACTCCCAGCTGGCGGAACTCTCCCGGCTCGACCGCGGGATCGACGATCTCCCCTAG
- the ddaH gene encoding dimethylargininase has translation MSRIALVRKPGPRLDEGIVDHIERVPVDVPLALRQWRGYVDALEAAGWRTREVTPADDCPDAVFVEDSVVMFRNVAVSTRPGALARRDEVSGTREVVEELGCSLNGIKDPGTLDGGDVLKVGDTVYVGQGGRTNPRGIAQLRAILTPLGATVVAVPVTKVLHLKTAVTALPDGTVIGYPDFVDDPAIFERFLPVPEEHGTAVVRLSDSHLLMSASAPRTTALLEGLGYSVTTVEITEFEKLEGCVTCLSVRLRQLAD, from the coding sequence ATGTCCAGGATCGCTCTCGTCCGTAAGCCCGGCCCCCGCCTCGACGAGGGCATCGTCGACCACATTGAGCGCGTGCCCGTCGACGTCCCCCTCGCACTGCGCCAGTGGCGGGGCTATGTCGATGCGCTGGAGGCGGCGGGCTGGCGGACCCGCGAGGTGACCCCGGCCGATGACTGCCCCGACGCCGTCTTCGTCGAGGACTCCGTGGTGATGTTCCGCAATGTCGCGGTCTCCACCCGCCCCGGCGCGCTCGCCCGCCGCGACGAGGTCTCCGGGACCAGGGAGGTCGTCGAGGAGCTGGGCTGCTCGCTCAACGGCATCAAGGATCCGGGCACCCTCGACGGCGGCGACGTCCTCAAGGTGGGCGACACCGTCTACGTCGGCCAGGGCGGACGCACCAACCCCCGGGGCATCGCGCAGCTGCGCGCCATCCTCACCCCGCTGGGCGCCACGGTGGTGGCCGTGCCGGTCACCAAGGTGCTGCACCTCAAGACGGCGGTCACCGCGCTGCCCGACGGCACCGTCATCGGCTACCCGGACTTCGTCGACGACCCGGCCATCTTCGAACGCTTCCTGCCGGTTCCCGAGGAGCACGGCACGGCGGTGGTCCGCCTGTCCGACTCGCACCTGCTGATGTCGGCGTCGGCGCCGCGGACCACCGCCCTGCTGGAGGGGCTCGGCTACAGCGTCACGACGGTGGAGATCACCGAGTTCGAGAAGCTGGAGGGCTGCGTCACCTGCCTGTCGGTGCGGCTGCGCCAGCTCGCCGACTGA
- a CDS encoding Dyp-type peroxidase: MAQPVPQTIVAPLTPAAVFLTLTVAPGREAEARLGLAEVSGLVRSVGFRAQEGGLTCVTGIGAEFWDRAFASARPSGLHPFIALDGGTHRAPSTGGDLFFHIRAVSMDICFELAHRLGLAFMGIARIIDEVHGFRYWDTRDLLGFVDGTENPAGPLAEEVAITGPDSDFPASSYLIVQKYTHDMDGWDRLSVEQQENAMGRTKLSDIEYPDDAKPANAHITLNVVEDAEGNERQILRDNMPFGNVAEGVYGTFFIGYSADVTTTETMLERMFIGDPPGNTDRILDFSTARTGSLFFVPSQDALDDPDLLDAAVDRPRTTTPTDPSLGVGGLRGTPQLGAIPNTGRTLK; encoded by the coding sequence ATGGCACAACCCGTCCCCCAGACCATCGTCGCTCCGCTGACGCCGGCGGCCGTCTTCCTGACCCTGACGGTCGCACCCGGCCGCGAGGCCGAGGCCCGCCTCGGACTGGCCGAGGTGTCCGGGCTCGTCCGCAGCGTGGGGTTCCGGGCCCAGGAGGGCGGGCTGACCTGCGTCACCGGGATCGGCGCCGAGTTCTGGGACCGGGCATTCGCCTCCGCCCGCCCGTCAGGCCTCCACCCGTTCATCGCCCTGGACGGCGGAACCCATCGGGCGCCGTCGACCGGCGGGGACCTCTTCTTCCACATCCGCGCCGTCAGTATGGACATCTGCTTCGAACTGGCCCACCGGCTGGGCCTGGCCTTCATGGGCATCGCCCGGATCATCGACGAGGTGCACGGCTTCCGGTACTGGGACACCCGCGACCTGCTGGGATTCGTCGACGGCACCGAGAACCCCGCCGGGCCGCTCGCCGAGGAGGTGGCGATCACCGGACCCGACTCCGATTTTCCCGCCTCCAGCTATCTGATCGTGCAGAAGTACACCCATGACATGGACGGCTGGGACAGGCTGAGCGTGGAGCAGCAGGAGAATGCCATGGGCCGCACGAAGTTGTCCGACATCGAGTATCCCGACGACGCCAAACCGGCCAACGCCCACATCACGCTCAACGTCGTCGAGGACGCCGAGGGGAACGAGCGCCAGATCCTGCGCGACAACATGCCCTTCGGCAATGTCGCCGAGGGTGTCTACGGCACCTTCTTCATCGGCTACTCCGCCGACGTGACCACCACCGAGACGATGCTGGAGAGGATGTTCATCGGTGACCCGCCCGGCAACACCGACCGGATCCTCGACTTCTCGACGGCCCGGACCGGTTCACTGTTCTTCGTGCCGAGCCAGGACGCCCTCGACGACCCGGACCTGCTCGACGCCGCGGTCGACCGGCCGCGAACCACCACCCCGACAGACCCGAGTCTGGGGGTCGGCGGCCTGCGCGGAACCCCTCAACTCGGAGCGATCCCGAACACCGGAAGGACCCTGAAATGA
- a CDS encoding family 1 encapsulin nanocompartment shell protein, which translates to MNNLHRELAPISQEAWTQIDAEARDTFSLRAAGRRVVDVPDADGPTLGSISLGHLGPTSETDGVQSRLHRVQPLVRVRVPFTVSRADIDDAERGALDLTWDEVDDAVTKLVDTEDTAILHGWDEAGITGLTEASVHQPVQMPAELEQIDDAVAGACNVLRLADVEGPYDLVLPQQLYTQVAETTDHGVPVIDHLTQLLSGGEVLWAPAARCALVVSQRGGDACLYLGRDVSIGYLDHDAQTVTLYLEESFTFRVHQADAAVALV; encoded by the coding sequence ATGAACAATCTGCATCGCGAACTGGCCCCGATCTCGCAGGAGGCCTGGACCCAGATCGACGCCGAGGCCCGTGACACCTTCTCGCTGCGCGCCGCCGGGAGGCGGGTCGTCGACGTCCCCGATGCCGACGGGCCGACCCTGGGGTCCATCAGCCTGGGCCATCTCGGGCCCACCTCCGAGACCGACGGGGTGCAGTCGCGGCTCCATCGGGTCCAGCCGCTCGTGCGGGTCAGGGTGCCCTTCACCGTCTCGCGCGCCGACATCGACGACGCCGAGCGGGGAGCGCTCGACCTCACCTGGGACGAGGTCGATGACGCCGTCACCAAGCTCGTCGACACCGAGGACACCGCGATCCTGCACGGTTGGGACGAGGCCGGGATCACCGGACTCACCGAGGCGTCGGTGCATCAGCCGGTTCAGATGCCGGCCGAGCTGGAGCAGATCGACGACGCGGTCGCGGGCGCCTGCAATGTGCTGCGGCTGGCCGATGTCGAAGGCCCCTACGACCTTGTGCTGCCGCAGCAGCTGTACACCCAGGTCGCCGAGACCACCGATCACGGCGTCCCGGTCATCGACCATCTCACCCAGCTGCTGTCGGGCGGCGAAGTGCTCTGGGCGCCGGCCGCCCGGTGCGCCCTCGTGGTCTCCCAGCGGGGCGGCGACGCCTGCCTGTATCTGGGCCGCGACGTCTCGATCGGCTACCTCGACCACGACGCGCAGACCGTCACCCTGTACCTGGAGGAGTCCTTCACCTTCCGGGTGCACCAGGCCGACGCCGCGGTGGCGCTGGTCTGA
- a CDS encoding response regulator transcription factor, whose amino-acid sequence MTGHPPPTRRAAITEVCASLRPGEPLPSVVAMGVVLARGSEHRSEDPVGWPARAVARIWALINVGECGEASAVAQRLRSDLDDGLGPDLSRIARQAVSLVCAEAFLRDGRPGDALPHARTAARRAWQAGARRETIHALGLLAAALVIDGRTAEADARCRAARHLLSGADLRTDSGRALTHLDVWSLVLAEAFVVFRGRDRAGLDMLATELASRGSGTGLRWMIPLVGVLRSTLDKDFGTAAALAQKVRGSVILPGCPPLISQYMADRQGSALIQLGSPGEALELLDGMTSSSGHAVCFPKVRAGAHLQLGRPRSALACTQECVDDAEGHSRLALAAVLVRRAAAFEAVGRPHEADRAFVECLRILEGLGGFVPEIGVPIPALTVIARRVTRLEPDLVRRVLDAIVPSDAMLGVLGERLPDDRLSDREREVARLLVLGLSRRRIADELAVSANTVKTQVRSLYRKLGVGSRREAVARLDAEGFGEPSGPPPR is encoded by the coding sequence TTGACCGGCCACCCCCCTCCGACGCGGCGTGCCGCGATCACCGAGGTCTGCGCCAGCCTGCGTCCCGGTGAACCACTGCCCTCCGTGGTGGCGATGGGCGTCGTCCTCGCGCGGGGCTCGGAGCACCGATCGGAGGATCCGGTGGGCTGGCCGGCCCGCGCGGTCGCCAGGATCTGGGCACTGATCAACGTCGGGGAGTGCGGTGAGGCGTCGGCCGTCGCGCAGCGCCTACGGTCGGATCTCGACGACGGCCTCGGCCCCGATCTGTCCCGCATCGCACGTCAGGCGGTCTCTCTGGTGTGCGCCGAGGCATTCCTCCGTGACGGTCGTCCAGGTGATGCGCTGCCGCACGCTCGCACAGCCGCGAGGCGGGCGTGGCAGGCGGGCGCCCGACGCGAGACGATCCATGCCCTCGGGTTGCTCGCCGCCGCTCTGGTGATCGACGGGCGGACCGCCGAGGCGGATGCCCGGTGCCGGGCTGCCCGTCATCTCCTGTCGGGTGCGGACCTTCGCACGGACTCGGGTCGTGCACTCACCCATCTGGATGTCTGGAGTCTGGTCCTGGCCGAGGCCTTCGTGGTGTTCCGCGGCAGGGATCGGGCCGGACTCGACATGCTCGCGACCGAACTGGCCAGTAGAGGTTCCGGTACCGGGTTGAGATGGATGATCCCACTGGTCGGCGTGCTTCGCAGCACCCTCGACAAGGATTTCGGCACGGCGGCAGCGCTTGCGCAGAAAGTCCGGGGCTCGGTGATCCTTCCCGGCTGCCCACCGCTGATCTCCCAGTACATGGCCGACCGTCAGGGCTCGGCCCTCATCCAGCTGGGCAGTCCCGGGGAGGCCCTGGAACTCCTTGACGGCATGACGTCCTCCAGCGGGCACGCGGTGTGCTTCCCGAAGGTCCGCGCCGGCGCGCACCTTCAGCTGGGACGGCCCCGATCGGCCCTCGCCTGCACCCAGGAGTGCGTCGACGACGCCGAGGGCCACTCGCGTCTGGCCCTGGCCGCCGTGCTGGTGCGCCGGGCCGCGGCCTTCGAGGCGGTCGGCAGGCCTCATGAGGCGGACAGGGCGTTCGTGGAGTGCCTCCGGATCCTGGAGGGTCTGGGCGGCTTCGTCCCCGAGATCGGGGTGCCGATCCCCGCGCTGACCGTGATCGCACGCCGGGTCACCAGACTCGAACCCGATCTGGTCCGGCGCGTGCTCGATGCCATCGTCCCGTCGGACGCGATGCTGGGCGTCCTCGGGGAACGGCTCCCCGACGACAGGCTGAGCGACCGTGAGCGCGAGGTGGCGCGTCTGCTGGTTCTCGGCCTGTCGAGAAGGCGGATCGCCGATGAGCTCGCAGTCTCCGCGAACACCGTGAAGACGCAGGTGAGATCGCTGTACCGGAAGCTGGGCGTGGGTTCGCGGCGCGAGGCCGTGGCGCGTCTGGACGCCGAGGGCTTCGGGGAGCCGTCCGGGCCCCCGCCCCGGTGA
- a CDS encoding helix-turn-helix transcriptional regulator yields the protein MMVSAERLEPGDSKAPGVATPDLASGLCSSSVRWLRERLASGDAGAAAAAAHRIEPSLTPQKLATGPDLSTAAGAALALAEAHLLAGSLRDSMPMSRLALLAGQQTGDPVVAAQAAGLRAVATAINGEREDARWWLRYAREEIDPAEAVSTRGGLWSLLLAEAFLRFTDGDDAGLADLRRRAAASERLRPDLGWILAWIGGFIAILRADLAKDPQALLASSRTFRTSDRRPPCPPLLSGMALNREARSLVHLGRPGRALEIENDLPDHLGDAVCFATDRATAHLARGRPELTLERTEECPRAGTRHALYQLGPIRLRRAVALERLDRPAAASREFSLAWHLIHEIAVLPIMGIRAEDMTDLFLRLRRSEPDFYGRLVSDPRAPTEVAAAVGPVFDLSVLSERELEVAGHLVTGATLTQIADLMTVSRNTVKTQVRAIYRKLGVRSRAQAIETLRRLGHRPDSGPSAVAPGNASGS from the coding sequence ATGATGGTCTCTGCGGAACGGCTCGAGCCCGGCGACTCGAAGGCGCCCGGCGTCGCGACTCCCGATCTTGCATCGGGACTGTGCTCATCCTCGGTGAGATGGCTCCGCGAGCGGCTGGCGTCGGGCGACGCCGGCGCGGCTGCCGCTGCGGCGCACCGGATCGAACCGTCCCTCACCCCGCAGAAGCTGGCGACAGGTCCTGACCTGTCGACGGCGGCGGGTGCCGCGTTGGCACTGGCCGAGGCCCATCTGCTGGCAGGAAGCCTGCGCGACAGCATGCCGATGAGTCGGCTCGCCCTCCTCGCGGGCCAGCAGACCGGAGACCCGGTGGTCGCCGCCCAGGCGGCAGGTCTAAGGGCCGTCGCCACCGCCATCAACGGGGAGCGCGAGGATGCGCGGTGGTGGCTCCGCTACGCGCGTGAGGAGATCGATCCGGCCGAGGCCGTGAGCACCCGCGGCGGGTTGTGGAGTCTGCTCCTGGCAGAGGCGTTTCTGCGCTTCACCGACGGCGATGACGCCGGCCTCGCCGATCTGCGGCGCCGGGCGGCGGCCTCGGAGCGGCTGCGCCCCGACCTCGGGTGGATTCTGGCCTGGATCGGCGGTTTCATCGCCATCCTCCGTGCGGACCTGGCGAAGGATCCCCAGGCGCTCCTGGCATCATCCCGCACGTTCCGGACGTCGGACCGGCGGCCGCCCTGTCCCCCGCTCCTGTCGGGGATGGCACTGAACCGGGAGGCGCGGTCGCTGGTGCACCTGGGCCGTCCCGGCCGGGCCCTGGAGATCGAGAACGACCTGCCGGACCATCTGGGCGACGCGGTCTGCTTCGCGACCGACCGGGCGACGGCCCATCTGGCGAGGGGCCGACCGGAGCTGACGTTGGAGCGGACCGAGGAGTGCCCGCGTGCGGGGACGCGACACGCGCTGTACCAGCTGGGACCGATCCGGCTCCGGCGTGCGGTGGCGTTGGAACGCCTCGACCGTCCCGCGGCCGCCTCGCGCGAATTCTCCCTGGCGTGGCACCTGATCCACGAGATCGCGGTGCTTCCGATCATGGGGATCCGGGCGGAGGACATGACCGACCTGTTCCTCCGGCTTCGTCGCAGCGAGCCCGACTTCTACGGGCGGCTCGTGTCGGATCCGCGGGCGCCGACCGAGGTGGCGGCCGCCGTGGGGCCGGTCTTCGATCTGTCGGTGCTGAGCGAGCGTGAACTCGAGGTGGCGGGCCACCTGGTCACGGGGGCGACGCTCACCCAGATCGCCGATCTCATGACCGTGTCGCGCAACACCGTGAAGACCCAGGTGCGGGCCATCTACCGGAAGCTGGGCGTGAGGTCGCGGGCCCAGGCCATCGAGACACTGAGGAGGCTCGGGCACCGACCCGACTCCGGTCCCTCCGCCGTGGCCCCGGGGAATGCGAGCGGCTCTTGA